The Gammaproteobacteria bacterium genome has a segment encoding these proteins:
- a CDS encoding Re/Si-specific NAD(P)(+) transhydrogenase subunit alpha: MPLKLAIPRETSTGERRVAVDALIAGKLSGLGLEVLLETGAGDAARMPDDSYTDVTVVKDAAGLYAQADIVVKIQPPTEDEIAQMKEGAVLIGTLLPHRHPELVAKLRDRKITSFAMELIPRISRAQSMDVLSSQAAVAGYKAAIMGADLASRFFPMLTTAAGTIRPSKVIVLGAGVAGLQAIATARRLGAMVEAYDVRSATKEQVESLGAKFIELDIKAEGEGGYARELTDEEKQKQQEQLAGFVAQADVLITTAAVPGRPSPKLVPEAMVQGMKPGSVIIDLAAEGGGNCVFTVPGETIEKHGVVVHGPLNVPSQVPFHASEMYAKNVFNFLSPMIQEGQFTPNWEDEIQAQSVLTHEGAIKHEPTRKLVEGEAS; the protein is encoded by the coding sequence ATGCCTTTGAAACTGGCCATTCCCAGAGAGACCAGCACCGGTGAACGGCGCGTGGCTGTCGACGCGTTGATCGCGGGCAAGCTGAGCGGCCTCGGTCTCGAGGTGCTGCTCGAAACGGGCGCCGGCGACGCCGCGCGCATGCCCGACGACAGCTATACCGACGTCACGGTGGTGAAAGACGCCGCCGGCCTGTATGCCCAGGCCGACATCGTCGTCAAGATCCAGCCTCCGACCGAGGACGAGATCGCCCAGATGAAGGAGGGCGCGGTGCTGATCGGCACCCTGCTGCCCCACCGCCACCCGGAGCTGGTGGCCAAGCTGCGCGACCGCAAGATCACCAGCTTCGCCATGGAGCTGATCCCGCGCATCTCGCGCGCCCAGTCCATGGACGTGCTGTCCTCCCAGGCGGCCGTGGCCGGCTATAAGGCTGCCATCATGGGCGCCGACCTGGCCTCGCGCTTCTTCCCGATGCTCACCACCGCGGCCGGCACCATCCGCCCATCGAAGGTCATCGTGCTCGGCGCCGGGGTTGCCGGCCTGCAGGCCATCGCCACGGCACGCCGCCTGGGCGCCATGGTGGAGGCCTATGACGTGCGCTCCGCCACCAAGGAGCAGGTGGAATCGCTGGGCGCCAAGTTCATCGAGCTGGACATCAAGGCTGAGGGCGAGGGCGGCTACGCCCGCGAGCTCACCGACGAGGAAAAGCAGAAGCAGCAGGAACAGCTGGCCGGCTTCGTGGCCCAGGCGGACGTGCTGATCACCACCGCCGCCGTGCCGGGGCGCCCGTCGCCCAAGCTGGTGCCGGAAGCCATGGTGCAGGGCATGAAGCCCGGCTCGGTCATCATCGACCTGGCCGCCGAAGGCGGCGGCAACTGCGTGTTCACCGTGCCCGGCGAGACGATCGAAAAGCATGGCGTGGTCGTACACGGCCCGCTCAACGTGCCCAGTCAGGTGCCGTTCCATGCCAGCGAAATGTACGCCAAGAACGTCTTCAACTTCCTGTCCCCGATGATCCAGGAAGGTCAGTTCACCCCGAACTGGGAAGACGAGATCCAGGCGCAGAGCGTGCTCACGCACGAGGGCGCCATCAAACACGAACCCACCCGCAAGCTGGTTGAAGGAGAGGCATCATGA
- a CDS encoding NAD(P) transhydrogenase subunit alpha → MMIEGFVALYIFMLAAFTGYEVISKVPVILHTPLMSGSNFVHGIVLVGAMVALGHATTGLEQVIGFVAVILAAGNAAGGYVTTERMLEMFKSSKKEAK, encoded by the coding sequence ATCATGATCGAGGGTTTCGTCGCACTGTATATCTTCATGCTGGCCGCCTTCACCGGCTATGAAGTCATCTCCAAGGTGCCGGTGATCCTGCACACCCCGCTGATGTCCGGCTCCAACTTCGTGCACGGCATCGTGCTGGTCGGCGCCATGGTGGCGCTCGGCCATGCCACCACAGGGCTGGAGCAGGTGATCGGCTTCGTCGCCGTGATCCTGGCCGCGGGCAACGCGGCCGGCGGCTACGTGACCACCGAGCGCATGCTGGAGATGTTCAAGAGCTCCAAGAAGGAGGCGAAGTGA
- a CDS encoding NAD(P)(+) transhydrogenase (Re/Si-specific) subunit beta — protein sequence MGLIINIAYFAAAVLFILGLKQMSSPVNARRGIVWAGIGMLVATVVTFFHPAIHGAMNYLLIVIAIAIGGGLAWYTGKKVAMTDMPQMIALYNGMGGGAAAAIAALELVKGAEMTLTLQSIAVLGALIGTVAFSGSLIAFAKLQGIMRKTFRFGGQQIFNLTMFGVTVALGVIIAVSGHYSLIVLLIFFLLALAFGVFMTLPIGGADMPVVISLYNALTGLAVGLEGFVLGNPAMMIAGVVVGASGTLLTQLMAKAMNRPITNVLFSHFGASGTGAEEEEVSGHLKPIEAPDAGIMMAFAEKVIIVPGYGMAVAQAQHKIWELTQLLQERGVTVKFAIHPVAGRMPGHMNVLLAEAGVPYDIIYDLDEINNEFATADVALVIGANDVVNPVARTNPDSPIYGMPILNADQAKNVIVIKRGQGAGFSGIENHLFYADNTRMLYGDGQAMVSELISAVKSL from the coding sequence ATGGGCCTGATCATCAACATTGCGTACTTCGCCGCCGCGGTCCTGTTCATCCTCGGCCTGAAGCAGATGAGCTCGCCGGTCAACGCCCGGCGCGGCATCGTCTGGGCGGGCATCGGCATGCTGGTCGCCACCGTGGTGACCTTCTTCCATCCCGCCATCCACGGCGCGATGAACTATCTGCTGATCGTCATCGCCATCGCCATCGGCGGCGGGCTGGCCTGGTACACCGGCAAGAAGGTGGCCATGACCGACATGCCGCAGATGATCGCGCTGTACAACGGCATGGGCGGCGGCGCGGCCGCGGCCATCGCCGCGCTGGAACTGGTCAAGGGCGCCGAGATGACCCTCACCCTGCAGTCCATCGCCGTACTGGGCGCACTGATCGGCACGGTGGCCTTCTCCGGCTCGCTGATCGCCTTCGCGAAACTGCAGGGCATCATGCGCAAGACCTTCCGCTTCGGCGGGCAGCAGATCTTCAACCTGACGATGTTCGGCGTGACCGTCGCCCTCGGCGTGATCATCGCCGTCAGCGGCCATTACAGTCTGATCGTGCTGTTGATCTTCTTCCTGCTGGCCCTGGCCTTCGGCGTGTTCATGACCCTGCCGATCGGCGGCGCGGACATGCCGGTGGTGATCTCGCTGTACAACGCCCTGACCGGCCTCGCCGTCGGCCTGGAAGGCTTCGTGCTCGGCAACCCGGCCATGATGATCGCCGGCGTGGTAGTCGGCGCCTCCGGTACCCTGCTGACGCAGCTGATGGCCAAGGCCATGAACCGCCCCATTACCAACGTGCTGTTCAGCCACTTCGGTGCCAGCGGCACCGGAGCCGAGGAGGAGGAGGTCTCCGGCCACCTCAAACCCATCGAGGCACCGGATGCCGGCATCATGATGGCCTTCGCCGAGAAGGTGATCATCGTGCCCGGTTACGGCATGGCCGTGGCCCAGGCTCAGCACAAGATCTGGGAGCTGACCCAGCTGCTGCAGGAGCGCGGCGTGACGGTGAAGTTCGCCATCCACCCGGTGGCAGGCCGCATGCCGGGTCATATGAACGTGCTGCTGGCCGAGGCGGGCGTGCCGTACGACATCATCTATGACCTGGACGAGATCAATAACGAGTTCGCCACCGCCGACGTGGCCCTGGTCATCGGCGCCAACGACGTGGTGAACCCGGTCGCCCGCACCAACCCGGACAGCCCGATCTACGGCATGCCGATCCTGAATGCGGACCAGGCCAAGAATGTCATCGTCATCAAGCGCGGCCAGGGCGCCGGTTTCTCGGGTATCGAGAACCATCTGTTCTACGCCGACAACACGCGCATGCTGTACGGCGACGGCCAGGCCATGGTCTCCGAGCTGATCAGTGCGGTGAAATCGCTCTGA